Proteins encoded together in one Salmo trutta chromosome 3, fSalTru1.1, whole genome shotgun sequence window:
- the LOC115169277 gene encoding uncharacterized protein LOC115169277 isoform X1, translating into MIRTSFILVLLTQLYLIQNEEVNQPVPLTTVQLGDSISLSCLFADNKRFQVLYWYKQTIGQMPHVVAAITDSSKPVLSGKFNNLRFKVDKAEDVSHLIISNISTSDEATYYCAVGTKYQMDYRNGTFLATNGDSGKRFTKITLEQQPESDLVHPGDSVTLQCTVLSETCTGEHSVYWFRAGSGESHPGVIYTPGKRSDECEKSPETPSPTQSCVYSLSKNNLSLSDAGTYYCALATCGEILLGNGTKLHIEKAADPVIIALGATLALSVTVISILVCTRNTRPICEHCYVGASQDIGHDSSTVEQLNGQDEYADTLNYAALNFSERKTKRGRKKRETPQESVYSDVRHSDWD; encoded by the exons TTCCACTGACCACTGTTCAGCTCGGAGACTCCATATCTCTATCATGCCTATTCGCTGATAACAAACGTTTTCAAGTCCTCTACTGGTACAAGCAAACTATTGGTCAAATGCCCCACGTTGTGGCAGCTATTACTGATTCTTCCAAACCTGTTCTTTCTGGAAAGTTTAATAACCTACGTTTTAAAGTGGACAAAGCTGAAGACGTATCTCATCTCATTATCAGCAATATCAGCACATCAGATGAGGCAACCTATTACTGTGCAGTGGGAACAAAGTATCAAATGGATTATAGAAATGGAACCTTTTTGGCTACAAATG GTGACAGTGGAAAGAGGTTTACCAAGATAACTCTGGAGCAGCAACCAGAGTCTGACCTAGTCCATCCAGGAGACTCTGTGACTCTGCAGTGTACAGTACTCTCTGAGACCTGTACAGGAGAACACAGTGTGTACTGGTTCAGAGCCGGATCAGGAGAATCCCATCCAGGAGTCATTTACACCCCTGGGAAAAGGAGTGATGAGTGTGAGAAGAGCCCTGAGACTCCCTCTCCTACACAGAGCTGTGTCTACAGCCTCTCTAAGAACAACCTCAGTCTCTCTGATGCTGGGACTTACTACTGTGCTTTGGCCACATGTGGGGAGATTCTGTTAGGCAATGGAACAAAATTGCACATTG AAAAAGCAGCTGATCCTGTCATTATCGCTCTGGGAGCAACGTTGGCTTTAAGTGTGACTGTGATCAGTATCCTTGTCTGCACCAGAAATACAAGGCCAATTTGTGAACATTGTTATG TAGGTGCCTCTCAGGATATAGGACATGACAGCTCAACAGTGGAACAGTTAAACGGCCAG GATGAATATGCAGATACGTTGAATTATGCTGCATTGAATTTCTCTGAGAGGAAAACTAAAAgaggaagaaagaagagagagacaccacaggaGAGTGTGTACTCTGATGTCAGGCACTCAGATTGGGACTGA
- the LOC115169277 gene encoding uncharacterized protein LOC115169277 isoform X2: protein MIRTSFILVLLTQLYLIQNEEVNQPVPLTTVQLGDSISLSCLFADNKRFQVLYWYKQTIGQMPHVVAAITDSSKPVLSGKFNNLRFKVDKAEDVSHLIISNISTSDEATYYCAVGTKYQMDYRNGTFLATNGDSGKRFTKITLEQQPESDLVHPGDSVTLQCTVLSETCTGEHSVYWFRAGSGESHPGVIYTPGKRSDECEKSPETPSPTQSCVYSLSKNNLSLSDAGTYYCALATCGEILLGNGTKLHIEKAADPVIIALGATLALSVTVISILVCTRNTRPICEHCYGASQDIGHDSSTVEQLNGQDEYADTLNYAALNFSERKTKRGRKKRETPQESVYSDVRHSDWD, encoded by the exons TTCCACTGACCACTGTTCAGCTCGGAGACTCCATATCTCTATCATGCCTATTCGCTGATAACAAACGTTTTCAAGTCCTCTACTGGTACAAGCAAACTATTGGTCAAATGCCCCACGTTGTGGCAGCTATTACTGATTCTTCCAAACCTGTTCTTTCTGGAAAGTTTAATAACCTACGTTTTAAAGTGGACAAAGCTGAAGACGTATCTCATCTCATTATCAGCAATATCAGCACATCAGATGAGGCAACCTATTACTGTGCAGTGGGAACAAAGTATCAAATGGATTATAGAAATGGAACCTTTTTGGCTACAAATG GTGACAGTGGAAAGAGGTTTACCAAGATAACTCTGGAGCAGCAACCAGAGTCTGACCTAGTCCATCCAGGAGACTCTGTGACTCTGCAGTGTACAGTACTCTCTGAGACCTGTACAGGAGAACACAGTGTGTACTGGTTCAGAGCCGGATCAGGAGAATCCCATCCAGGAGTCATTTACACCCCTGGGAAAAGGAGTGATGAGTGTGAGAAGAGCCCTGAGACTCCCTCTCCTACACAGAGCTGTGTCTACAGCCTCTCTAAGAACAACCTCAGTCTCTCTGATGCTGGGACTTACTACTGTGCTTTGGCCACATGTGGGGAGATTCTGTTAGGCAATGGAACAAAATTGCACATTG AAAAAGCAGCTGATCCTGTCATTATCGCTCTGGGAGCAACGTTGGCTTTAAGTGTGACTGTGATCAGTATCCTTGTCTGCACCAGAAATACAAGGCCAATTTGTGAACATTGTTATG GTGCCTCTCAGGATATAGGACATGACAGCTCAACAGTGGAACAGTTAAACGGCCAG GATGAATATGCAGATACGTTGAATTATGCTGCATTGAATTTCTCTGAGAGGAAAACTAAAAgaggaagaaagaagagagagacaccacaggaGAGTGTGTACTCTGATGTCAGGCACTCAGATTGGGACTGA
- the LOC115169286 gene encoding uncharacterized protein LOC115169286 isoform X2 — MIRIGVVVVLFSTIYVTQCNNVPRHFQVQRVQIGDQVILYCVFSKQVYNEGNMFWFKQVTGETPHVVAKMQKNQSRPELHKEFRNSHLSIEKAQADGIYCLTIQKMEPMDEAIYYCAYITDCEVNFINGTFLILKGKNHQRSDYKTVVQRSVSDPFHPGENVTLQCTVLSETCTGEHSVYWFRAGSGESHPGVIYTPGNRRDECQKNPETPSPTQSCVYSLSKNNLSPSDAGTYYCAVAICGEILFGKGTKLDLASNAEVNVSEMALVVVVVGLTVALVLCGIGIMFLACTRQKEQICENCKVGASQVGRHDRLRGEQDQDGDTLNYAALNFSEKETKKGRKKREMPQESVYSEVRC, encoded by the exons ATGATCAGAATCGGGGTTGTTGTGGTATTATTCAGTACAATAT ATGTGACACAATGCAACAATGTTCCGCGGCATTTTCAAGTTCAGAGGGTTCAAATTGGTGACCAAGTGATTCTCTACTGTGTTTTCTCAAAGCAAGTATACAATGAGGGAAACATGTTCTGGTTCAAGCAAGTAACAGGGGAAACTCCTCATGTTGTTGCAAAGATGCAGAAAAATCAGTCAAGGCCTGAACTGCACAAGGAATTTAGAAATTCACATCTTAGTATTGAGAAGGCTCAAGCTGACGGGATATATTGTCTTACAATCCAAAAGATGGAACCAATGGATGAAGCTATTTATTATTGTGCCTATATCACAGACTGTGAAGTCAACTTTATCAATGGAACTTTTTTAATATTGAAAG GCAAGAATCACCAGAGGTCTGATTACAAGACCGTGGTACAGAGGTCAGTTTCTGACCCATTCCACCCAGGAGAAAATGTGACTCTGCAGTGTACAGTACTCTCTGAGACCTGTACAGGAGAACACAGTGTGTACTGGTTCAGAGCCGGATCAGGAGAATCCCATCCAGGAGTCATTTACACCCCTGGGAACAGGAGAGATGAGTGTCAGAAGAACCCTGAGACTCCCTCTCCTACACAGAGCTGTGTCTACAGCCTCTCTAAGAACAACCTCAGCCCCTCTGATGCTGGGACTTACTACTGTGCTGTGGCCATATGTGGGGAGATCCTTTTTGGCAAAGGAACAAAATTGGACCTGGCCAGTAACGCGGAAGTGAATGTGTCAG AAATGGCTCTGGTAGTGGTTGTTGTAGGTTTGACAGTGGCATTGGTGTTGTGTGGGATTGGGATCATGTTCCTTGCCTGCACCAGACAAAAAGAGCAAATCTGTGAAAATTGCAAAG TAGGTGCCTCTCAGGTTGGCAGACATGACAGATTACGGGGAGAACAG GATCAAGATGGAGATACGTTGAATTATGCTGCATTGAATTTCTCTGAGAAGGAAACTAAAAaagggagaaagaagagagagatgcCACAGGAGAGTGTGTACTCTGAAGTCAGGTGTTAA
- the LOC115169286 gene encoding uncharacterized protein LOC115169286 isoform X1 yields the protein MIRIGVVVVLFSTIYVTQCNNVPRHFQVQRVQIGDQVILYCVFSKQVYNEGNMFWFKQVTGETPHVVAKMQKNQSRPELHKEFRNSHLSIEKAQADGIYCLTIQKMEPMDEAIYYCAYITDCEVNFINGTFLILKGKNHQRSDYKTVVQRSVSDPFHPGENVTLQCTVLSETCTGEHSVYWFRAGSGESHPGVIYTPGNRRDECQKNPETPSPTQSCVYSLSKNNLSPSDAGTYYCAVAICGEILFGKGTKLDLASNAEVNVSEMALVVVVVGLTVALVLCGIGIMFLACTRQKEQICENCKAVGASQVGRHDRLRGEQDQDGDTLNYAALNFSEKETKKGRKKREMPQESVYSEVRC from the exons ATGATCAGAATCGGGGTTGTTGTGGTATTATTCAGTACAATAT ATGTGACACAATGCAACAATGTTCCGCGGCATTTTCAAGTTCAGAGGGTTCAAATTGGTGACCAAGTGATTCTCTACTGTGTTTTCTCAAAGCAAGTATACAATGAGGGAAACATGTTCTGGTTCAAGCAAGTAACAGGGGAAACTCCTCATGTTGTTGCAAAGATGCAGAAAAATCAGTCAAGGCCTGAACTGCACAAGGAATTTAGAAATTCACATCTTAGTATTGAGAAGGCTCAAGCTGACGGGATATATTGTCTTACAATCCAAAAGATGGAACCAATGGATGAAGCTATTTATTATTGTGCCTATATCACAGACTGTGAAGTCAACTTTATCAATGGAACTTTTTTAATATTGAAAG GCAAGAATCACCAGAGGTCTGATTACAAGACCGTGGTACAGAGGTCAGTTTCTGACCCATTCCACCCAGGAGAAAATGTGACTCTGCAGTGTACAGTACTCTCTGAGACCTGTACAGGAGAACACAGTGTGTACTGGTTCAGAGCCGGATCAGGAGAATCCCATCCAGGAGTCATTTACACCCCTGGGAACAGGAGAGATGAGTGTCAGAAGAACCCTGAGACTCCCTCTCCTACACAGAGCTGTGTCTACAGCCTCTCTAAGAACAACCTCAGCCCCTCTGATGCTGGGACTTACTACTGTGCTGTGGCCATATGTGGGGAGATCCTTTTTGGCAAAGGAACAAAATTGGACCTGGCCAGTAACGCGGAAGTGAATGTGTCAG AAATGGCTCTGGTAGTGGTTGTTGTAGGTTTGACAGTGGCATTGGTGTTGTGTGGGATTGGGATCATGTTCCTTGCCTGCACCAGACAAAAAGAGCAAATCTGTGAAAATTGCAAAG CAGTAGGTGCCTCTCAGGTTGGCAGACATGACAGATTACGGGGAGAACAG GATCAAGATGGAGATACGTTGAATTATGCTGCATTGAATTTCTCTGAGAAGGAAACTAAAAaagggagaaagaagagagagatgcCACAGGAGAGTGTGTACTCTGAAGTCAGGTGTTAA